A window of the Emys orbicularis isolate rEmyOrb1 chromosome 1, rEmyOrb1.hap1, whole genome shotgun sequence genome harbors these coding sequences:
- the PHLDA1 gene encoding pleckstrin homology-like domain family A member 1, with translation MLESGCKALKEGVLEKRSDGLLQLWKKKRCILTEEGLLLVPPKQPQPGPPAAEPPAAKIKELHFSHMKTVDCVERKGKYVYFTVVMAEGKEIDFRGPQEQGWNAEITLQLVQYKNRQAILAVKSTRQKQQHLVHQHPGHRLRSASNSA, from the coding sequence ATGCTGGAGAGTGGCTGCAAGGCGCTGAAGGAGGGCGTGCTGGAGAAGCGGAGCGACGGGCTGCTGCAGCTGTGGAAGAAGAAGCGCTGCATCCTGACCGAGGAAGGGCTGCTCCTCGTGCCCCCCAAGCAGCCGCAGCCGGGTCCCCCGGCCGCCGAGCCGCCGGCCGCCAAGATCAAGGAGCTGCACTTCTCCCACATGAAGACGGTGGACTGCGTGGAGCGGAAGGGCAAGTACGTGTATTTCACCGTGGTCATGGCCGAGGGGAAGGAGATCGATTTTCGGGGCccgcaggagcagggctggaacgcCGAGATCACGCTGCAGCTGGTGCAGTACAAGAACCGCCAGGCCATCCTGGCCGTCAAGTCCACccgccagaagcagcagcacctggTCCACCAGCACCCGGGCCACCGCCTCCGCAGCGCCTCCAACTCCGCGTAG